In Candidatus Hydrogenedentota bacterium, the genomic window ACGCGCTTCAGCGACCTGTGGCGGTACGCGCACGGCGGGAAAACGCAGGTTTATCTCCAGCGCATATTGAACATGAGCAACTCCGCGGCGGGATACCAGATAGCCGACCTGCTGGGGAGCGCCAAGGAGGGCGTCCCCGCGCTGATGATGACCCGGACCACGCCCAGGTCGGTGGGGTTCGAGCAGGTCCATGAAAACAGGCCCTGGTACACCAAAACCGGCCGCCTCACCTTTTACATTGACGAGCGGGAGTTCATCGAAAACGGCGAGAACCTCCCCGTGCACCGGGAGCCCGTGGACTCGACGTTCCATGAGCCGAACGTGATTGTGTGCGCGCCCGACCCGCTGCTGAACCCGCTAACCCCGCGGGACTGCGGGTTTGCGGAGGACGACCTCGGGGTTGAAACACGGCAGGGCCGCCACGTGATCAAGCGCTGGGAGGATGTCTCCAAGACCAGCCACCCCCTGATGAAAGACGGCTTCAAGTTCATCATGCACACCCCGAAGTACCGGCACGGCGCGCACACCACGCCCATAGACACGGACATCATCGCGGTGTATTTCGGCCCCTTCGGGGACATTTTCCGGCATGACACGCGCAAGCCCTTCGTCACCGAGGGGTATGTGGACATCAACCCCGGCGACGCCCGTGAAATCGGGGTGGATGACGGCGACTATGTCTGGATTGACGCGGACCCGTCCGACAGGCCCTTCCGAGGCCAGACCGCCGGGGACGGGCGCCTCAAGGTCAGCCGGCTTCTGGCGCGCGCCCGCTACTACAACGGCACCCCGAGGGGCGTCACCAGGATGTGGTTCAACATGTATGGGGCAACGCCGGGCAGCGTGCGGGGCCAGCGCGAGCGCGGGGACGGGCTCGCAAAAAATCCGGATACCAATTACCAGGCCATGTTCCGCAGCGGATCGCACCAGAGCGGCACGCGGGCCTGGCTGAAGCCGACGCTGATGACGGACTCCCTGGTCCGCAAGGAGGGCATGGGGCACGCCATCAACAAGGGCTTCCTGGCCGACGTCCACTGCCCGACCGGCGCGCCCCGCGAGACCTTTGTGAAAATCACCAAGGCGGAGGACGGCGGCATCGGCGGGACGGGGAAGTGGAAGCCCCTGACCATGGGCATCCGCCCGACAAACGAGAGCGAGACGTTCAGGAAGTACCTGGACGGCGGATTCATAGAAGCGGCCGAACGCTGAGGATTGTGTCATGGCCCAAGTATTCAATTGGCAGATAGGCCGGGAAATGGACTACTGGTACACGGGGGTGCGTCCCGGCAGGCAGTTCGGCGCGGTCTTTGACATCAACAAGTGCATCGCGTGCCAGACCTGCACCGTGGCGTGCAAGACCACCTGGACCGGGGGCCGCGGCCAGGAGTACATGTTCTGGAACAACGTTGAAAGCAAGCCCTTCGGGTTCTATCCCATCATGTGGGACGTGAAACTGCTCGAGATGCTGGGGCCCGGCGCGTGGCGGGAGGGCGTGTACGAGGGGCGGACCATCTTCGAGTCAGCGCCGGCGAAGGAGCGGGTGCTGGGCTGGAAGCCCACCGACTATGACTATGCCCACCCGAACCTGGGCGAGGACGAGGCGAGCAGCCCGGTGGACGGCGGGCTCATGATGGAGGGGAAGCATGCGGCGTGGATGTTTTATCTGGCGAGAATCTGCAACCACTGCACCTATCCCGCCTGCCTTGCCGCATGCCCCCGCGGCGCCATTTACAAGCGGAAAGAGGACGGCATTGTCCTGGTGAACCAGAAAAACTGCCGCGGCTACCAGGAGTGCGTGAAGGCGTGCCCCTACAAAAAAACCTTCTACAACGCGGTCGAGGGGGTTTCCCAGAAATGCATCGCGTGCTATCCCGCCGTGGAGCGGGGGTTTCAGCCGCAGTGCTTCAAGGCGTGCATCGGCAAAATCCGAATGCAGGGCTGGGCGCATCCGCCGGAGCGGGCCGAAGAGGACAATCCGATAGATTACCTGGTGCATGTCAGGAAACTGGCGCTGCCCCTGCTGCCCCAGCTCGGCCTGGAGCCGAATGTCTACTACATCCCGCCCGTTCACGCCTCGGACGCGTTTCTGGCCCAGATGTTCGGCCCCGCCGCGAAACAGGCCGTCCAGACCTATCTTGAAGCCCGGAACGACAAAGTTCTGGCCGGTCTTCTCACCCTGCTCGGGTCAACACACCGGACGGTTGATTATTTCAAAATCGAGGGCGACGAGGCCGTGGCCCTGGACGCGGAACGGTCCGAATTCTGCCGGGTGCCCATCAGTGAGCCCGTGGTCACCCGGAACGCCTACGATGAAATCGCGCAGGTGGGCCGCCACAACATTACCTGAAGTGGAACAAGGAAGGACTGGACAGGTGAGCATCATGAAGAAATCCGGGTTGGCCGCGCTGCTTTTGCTTCTCATGTCGTGCACGAAAGTGCCGCCCGCCGCGCCGAACAGAATCATGGCGGGCTATTTGGAGGGTGATCTGGGCGCCCTGAGCATCGGGGACCCCCGGTGGGACGGCGCCGTGGAGACCCCCATACCGCTCAAACAGCAGCTCATCGCCCTGCCAAAGTCCGAGCAGGACGGGGTGGCGCAGATTGGTGTGCGGGCGTTTTACAACGGGGAATGGGCCGCCTTTTTGCTGACCTGGAGCGACCCCACGCCGGACCATCTCACAAAGATGGGCAGTTTCAGCGACGCTGCCGCCATGGAGTTTCCCATGGAGCCGGGCGACCTGCCGGACAGCGCCATGGGCGGCGCGCCGGGAAGCGCGAAGCCGGTGCTGATTCACCAGTGGAAGGCCGTGTGGCAGGAGGCCGAGGCGGGGAACATCCAGGGCATAAAAACCTTCTATCCCAACACCTGGAGCGACGTGTATCTCTTCGAGATGCCGGGAACTCCGGAGGCGCGGGCGAAGATGGAGCGCACCTTCACCACATCCGTGGCGGCGGAAAACCCCCTGGCACACCACGGCAAGGCGGTTCGCGACCTTGAGGCCGTCGGCTTTGGCTCGGTGAACCCGTCGGAGGAGCAACTGTCCAAGGGGAACGGCGAGTGGGCGGACGGGAAATGGCGCGTGCTTATTGTCAGGCCGGTGGCAAGGCTGCGGGGGGGGCTGGACACGACCCGGCTGCTCCACGCCGCCTTTGCGGTCTGGGACGGCGCCAAGGGCGAGGTGGGCGCGCGAAAGATGCAGAGCGCCTGGACGCCCCTGGAGTTCCTTAAACCGGCGGCGCATGCCTCCAACCCCAAAGGCGGGAACAGCCGTGGACAACATTAAAGACAGCCCGTACGCGAAACTGGTTGGGGACGCGGCGGCCTACCGCCTGTTTTCCCTTGTCTTTCAGCCGCCGCATCCGGACCTGCCCGCGCAGATTGCCGCGCTGGGCCGAGAGGTCCGGGGGCCCGTGGCGGAATTGCCGAAAGCATGCGGCAGCATGGATATGGAGGAGTATCACTTCATCCTCGGCCCGGCGGGCGGATGCTCCCCGTGCGAGTCGGAGTACCTCGGCGACAAGCTTGGGGGCAAGGGAAGCCTCATGGCGGATGTGGCGGGTTTTTATGACGCGTTTTCCTTTCCCCGCGACGCCGACACCCAGGAGAGGGTTGATCACATTGCGGTCGAGCTTTCCTTCATGAGTTTTCTCCTCCTCAAGACGGCCTATGCCGCGCACCGCGGCAACGCCCCCGGGGTGAACGTGTGCGCCGATGCGGGGGTCAAGTTCGCAAAGACCCATTTGCTGCCCTGGCTCAACCCCTTTCGGGAAAGGCTTGACACCGTGGCGCCCGGCTCGTTCTATGCGCGGGCGGCAACGGTGATGTGCGGCTGCCTGCCGGATGGATTCGGAACGGGTGACTGATGCTGACTGACTGTCTGACTGG contains:
- a CDS encoding dehydrogenase, whose product is MAQVFNWQIGREMDYWYTGVRPGRQFGAVFDINKCIACQTCTVACKTTWTGGRGQEYMFWNNVESKPFGFYPIMWDVKLLEMLGPGAWREGVYEGRTIFESAPAKERVLGWKPTDYDYAHPNLGEDEASSPVDGGLMMEGKHAAWMFYLARICNHCTYPACLAACPRGAIYKRKEDGIVLVNQKNCRGYQECVKACPYKKTFYNAVEGVSQKCIACYPAVERGFQPQCFKACIGKIRMQGWAHPPERAEEDNPIDYLVHVRKLALPLLPQLGLEPNVYYIPPVHASDAFLAQMFGPAAKQAVQTYLEARNDKVLAGLLTLLGSTHRTVDYFKIEGDEAVALDAERSEFCRVPISEPVVTRNAYDEIAQVGRHNIT
- a CDS encoding molecular chaperone TorD family protein, producing the protein MDNIKDSPYAKLVGDAAAYRLFSLVFQPPHPDLPAQIAALGREVRGPVAELPKACGSMDMEEYHFILGPAGGCSPCESEYLGDKLGGKGSLMADVAGFYDAFSFPRDADTQERVDHIAVELSFMSFLLLKTAYAAHRGNAPGVNVCADAGVKFAKTHLLPWLNPFRERLDTVAPGSFYARAATVMCGCLPDGFGTGD